A single region of the Deltaproteobacteria bacterium IMCC39524 genome encodes:
- a CDS encoding response regulator, which produces MAKCILIVDDSETVRQVLKLALGNAGYQVVEAEDGFDALTKLSGAQIDMLITDLNMPNMDGLELIKKVREEGKHRFTPIVMLTTESSEEKKKAGREAGASGWIVKPFKPEQLLKVVKMVLGE; this is translated from the coding sequence ATGGCAAAATGTATTCTGATTGTAGATGACTCTGAAACCGTTCGTCAGGTACTGAAACTGGCGCTGGGAAATGCCGGCTACCAGGTTGTTGAGGCAGAGGATGGTTTTGATGCCCTGACCAAGCTTTCCGGTGCCCAGATCGACATGCTGATCACGGACCTGAATATGCCCAACATGGATGGCCTTGAATTGATCAAGAAGGTTCGTGAAGAGGGCAAGCACCGATTCACGCCGATCGTTATGCTGACCACCGAATCATCTGAAGAAAAAAAGAAGGCCGGTCGTGAAGCTGGAGCCTCTGGCTGGATAGTTAAACCGTTCAAGCCGGAACAATTGCTGAAAGTTGTCAAAATGGTGCTTGGCGAGTAG